In Salarias fasciatus chromosome 20, fSalaFa1.1, whole genome shotgun sequence, a single window of DNA contains:
- the LOC115408601 gene encoding putative helicase mov-10-B.2 — protein METWLKECCKIKNMFLKFVKYRTSFRNKNALRRSYEEFKRRNGGFLPDFDYFFNALKYFKMIYIRGDRIDFSPLNGQSAAKDGREAHDKLQEREGNWPNSVHGIRITYESPNGDEILRLEKNEKHFRKLKVENIGAKPVALTRFLLDQAKHFSLVDEHKATPQNPLPLPPGGSCEIQVIFQCRIQRYFSAKLTVEYTVDPQGSGTLFHIEYCIKVLCGTTSVRELAPNTPYRAPQRRQLSTEQRIIIREPGPKRSSWNQQGPRVRLKWYPMYRKKVTALKSNSGDDKERALLESPLRWRNYTQKLHLLLHLEELQMVVNTERYNIPNEERKFAIMKKDREYLVLELPGLSENRPSVRPGDELFVYPVEEKELKYSGSVVSVQQESVTLRFHTRLLDFFKEGMKFHVEFHFNRLLLNIQHRAVELAVKQRLQKLLFPDIPSRQSRQLTKLKLFDERLEENTEQNQAVHDIVFGTSMPAPYLVFGPPGTGKTVTLVEAIKQIQTKEDCHILACAPTNSAVDLLCKKIVHLGNEGDVFRLYALNLTPDFVPKELKTCCNLDRGSFYLPATKNLMSYKIIVTTLYTASRLVTEGVHEGHFTHVFVDEAGQALETECLIPLAGLVAAGRGQVVLAGDPKQLGPIVNCAAAKKYGLNVSLLERLLLIFSDDKSIDGAFNSRCVTKLLRNYRSHPDILEVPNRLFYKGELKPHEDESCKSCCDWEGLPQPGFPVIFHGVKGLDEREASSPSFFNILEVEILKNYVNDLLQTKEKNGSPKIRPKEIGIITPYRKQVTKIKQELKILGKDFKSGYMDDIKVGPVEEFQGDERRVILVSTVRSQTEHLKTDEVFHMGFVCNKKRLNVALTRAKALLIVVGNPDTLQTNEQWKTFIDFCKEKGGYVCPGDSEEEREE, from the exons AATGGACAATCCGCTGCAAAGGACGGACGCGAGGCTCATGACAAACTCCAGGAACGCGAGGGAAACTG GCCTAATTCTGTCCATGGCATCAGAATTACCTACGAGTCGCCGAACGGGGACGAGATATTGcgactggaaaaaaatgagaaa CATTTTAGAAAATTGAAAGTAGAAAACATTGGAGCGAAGCCTGTGGCCTTAACTCGCTTTTTACTTGACCAAGCGAAACATTTCTCTCTGGTGGATGAGCATAAAGCCACCCCACAAAACCCCCTGCCTTTACCACCGG GTGGCAGCTGTGAGATCCAGGTTATCTTCCAATGTAGAATTCAGAGGTACTTTTCAGCAAAACTCACTGTTGAGTACACAGTAGATCCGCAGGGTTCCGGCACTCTGTTCCACATTGAGTACTGCATTAAAGTTCTTTGTGGGACTACTTCTGTACGAGAGCTGGCCCCCAATACCCCCTACCGCGCCCCACAACGTCGTCAGCTTTCTACGGAGCAGCGGATCATCATACGTGAACCGGGACCCAAAAG GTCATCCTGGAATCAGCAGGGACCCAGAGTCAGGCTGAAATGGTATCCGATGTACAGAAAGAAGGTCACTGCACTGAAGTCGAATTCTGGTGACGACAAGGAAAG GGCTTTGCTGGAATCGCCCTTAAGATGGAGAAACTACACCCAGAAGCTtcacctgctgcttcatctgGAGGAGCTTCAGATGGTTGTGAACACCGAACGTTACAACATTCCCAATGAGGAAAGGAAGTTCGCCATCATGAAAAAGGACAGGGAATATCTTGTTTTGGAG CTGCCTGGTTTGTCTGAGAACCGTCCGTCTGTGCGACCGGGAGATGAGCTGTTTGTGTATCCCGTGGAAGAGAAGGAGCTGAAGTACAGCGGTTCTGTAGTCAGCGTGCAACAGGAGAGCGTCACGCTGCGCTTCCACACGAG GTTGCTGGATTTCTTTAAAGAGGGCATGAAGTTTCATGTTGAGTTCCATTTCAATCGGTTGCTGCTGAACATTCAGCACCGGGCAGTGGAGCTGGCTGTCAAACAAAGGCTGCAGAAGCTGTTGTTTCCTGACATCCCCTCACGTCAATCACGTCAACTCACCAAACTCAA GCTGTTTGATGAGCGGTTGGAAGAAAAcacggagcagaaccaggcGGTCCATGACATTGTGTTCGGCACGTCCATGCCTGCACCTTACCTGGTGTTCGGTCCACCGGGAACAG GGAAAACTGTGACTCTGGTGGAGGCCATCAAGCAGATACAGACCAAAGAGGACTGCCACATTTTGGCCTGTGCTCCCACCAACAGCGCTGTTGATCTGCTCTGCAAGAAGATCGTGCACCTTGGGAATGAGGGCGACGTGTTTCGCCTGTACGCCCTCAACTTGACACCAGACTTTGTGCCCAAAGAACTGAAG ACTTGCTGTAACCTGGATAGAGGGTCTTTCTATCTTCCTGCCACAAAGAACCTCATGTCATACAAGATCATCGTCACCACCCTGTACACAGCTTCAAG GCTGGTTACGGAAGGAGTCCATGAAGGACATTTCACTCACGTGTTTGTGGATGAAGCTGGACAAGCTTTGGAGACAGAGTGCTTGATCCCGCTGGCAG GCTTGGTCGCAGCGGGCAGAGGGCAGGTTGTTCTGGCTGGAGACCCCAAGCAGCTCGGACCCATCGTGAACTGTGCTGCTGCAAAGAAATACGGCCTGA ATGTGTCCCTCCTGGAGCGCCTGCTGCTGATTTTCTCCGACGATAAAAGCATCGACGGCGCGTTCAACAGCCGCTGCGTCACCAAACTGCTGCGCAACTACAG GTCTCATCCGGACATTCTGGAAGTTCCCAATCGTCTTTTCTATAAAGGAGAACTGAAGCCTCATGAAGATGAGTCATGCAAGTCGTGCTGCGATTGGGAAGGCCTTCCGCAGCCG GGCTTCCCGGTGATCTTCCACGGGGTGAAAGGTCTTGACGAGCGCGAAGCCAGCAGTCCGTCGTTTTTCAACATTCTTGAAGTGGAAATCCTGAAAAACTATGTGAACGACCTGCTGcagacaaaagagaaaaacgGCTCGCCGAAGATTCGACCCAAAGAAATCGGCATCATCACCCCCTACAGGAAACAG GTGACGAAAATCAAACAAGAGCTGAAGATTCTGGGAAAAGACTTCAAGTCAGGCTACATGGACGATATAAAG GTTGGTCCGGTGGAGGAGTTCCAAGGCGACGAGAGGAGAGTCATCCTGGTGTCGACGGTTCGGAGCCAAACCGAGCACCTCAAAACGGACGAAGTCTTCCACATGGGCTTTGTCTGtaacaaaaaa agACTCAACGTGGCTCTGACTCGAGCCAAAGCCCTGCTGATTGTGGTGGGAAACCCAGACACGCTGCAAACGAACGAGCAGTGGAAGAC GTTCATAGACTTCTGCAAAGAGAAAGGAGGCTACGTCTGTCCTGGAGattcagaggaagaaagagaagaataa
- the LOC115408598 gene encoding putative helicase mov-10-B.2 isoform X1 produces MNLSERCQIGLEFFEYLKETDRVSITHRLQLRDIYNNEFRTRNPGTKDPNFGSVLYGLKVFYKITRRGDTIRFNPKVKDLYVDQWQTNRTPPKQLVQNGAAVSGLLQQVTSAEEAETGVRARRKLAKLLINRLTSAETRKQFMADKNGVAITSDDPFEDGKLGVCVENKYEHVINLLVENSGTKSVYFMYYTPLHWLKYFSLSDEHRVTRLNPLLLQPGDCYEIKVNFSCSFVGFYPANLAFEFKADLQESSAPFYIMRVIEVQCMTSLGQELAPIAPYKARSIPAWIEEAPCTIVDGQRPDGLSVVQLKNEVQLKKYEVPQYMNQLINVLKQSGVFSDKRALLESPLSWERYSEKFQLLLFLEELQMVVDIKRYNIPNDEKEDPAVMYRDTVNKKLLVLEVPGVSENRPSVLRGDELLVYSSSSPPAGQKQVKYRGYVHSVQLDQVKLGFGSELLDNFIDGMKFNVEFTVNRLTMRLQHRAAEFASIHQLKSVLFPAEPSASSQQTALPQLRLFDWQLERNPEQYQAVQHIVAGSSKPAPYLVFGPPGTGKTVTVVEAIKQIEKTQTSCVILACAPSNSAADLLCRKILDHVDERKVFRMYATSRDPKFVPVELKACSNLVGDSYLFPAKEKLMEYKIIVTTLMTAGRLVTGGIPEGHFTHVFVDEAGHAVETECLIPLAGLLDPQSGQVVLAGDPKQLGPIIRSPFAQKYGLGVSLLQRLMDNFSVYKKDDGLNNAFVTKLLQNYRSHPAILKVPNERFYDNELQVCADEILRNSYCRWDHLRKKDFPVIFHGVAGVDAREASSPSFFNVAEVEILTDYVKKLLQSHGKKGLATIGPRDIGIIAPYRKQVLKIRKALDKIQKEFKFTNMDLLKVGSVEEFQGQERRVIIVSTVRSSTDYLNIDKHFHLGFVKNEKRFNVAVTRAKALLIVVGNPRVLNTDETWAHFISYCSDEGGYIPIQTEEDEDVVVRLAALCLKVEPQVETAESDVQRLLDPEWRNDL; encoded by the exons ATGAATTTATCGGAGCGCTGCCAGATTGGACTGGAGTTTTTCGAGTATCTGAAGGAGACTGACCGGGTTTCCATCACACACAGACTCCAACTCAGAGACATTTACAACAATGAATTCAGGACCAG gAATCCGGGGACTAAAGATCCAAACTTTGGTTCAGTTCTTTATGGTCTGAAAGTGTTCTACAAGATAACAAGGCGAGGAGACACAATACGCTTCAACCCCAAG GTCAAAGATCTGTACGTGGATCAgtggcagacaaacagaacccCTCCCAAACAGCTTGTTCAAAATGGAGCCGCCGTTTCTGGGCTGCTTCAACAAGTCACCTCTGCAGAAGAGGCAGAGACGGGAGTCAGAGCGCGAAGGAAGCTGGCCAAACTGCTGATCAACAGACTGACCTCAGCCGA GACTCGGAAACAGTTCATGGCTGACAAAAACGGCGTCGCCATCACTTCCGATGATCCGTTTGAAGACGGGAAGCTTGGCGTGTGTGTGGAAAACAAATACGAG catGTCATAAATCTTCTCGTGGAAAACTCTGGGACTAAATCTGTGTACTTCATGTACTACACTCCGCTGCACTGGCTCAAATATTTCTCTCTGTCTGATGAGCACAGAGTCACCCGGCTGAACCCCCTCTTGCTGCAACCAG GGGACTGCTATGAAATCAAAGtgaacttcagctgcagcttcgTGGGCTTCTATCCGGCCAACCTGGCCTTCGAGTTCAAAGCAGATCTCCAGGAATCCTCCGCTCCTTTCTACATTATGCGCGTCATCGAAGTGCAGTGCATGACTTCTTTAGGACAGGAGCTGGCTCCCATCGCCCCCTACAAAGCTCGCTCCATCCCCGCCTGGATCGAAGAAGCTCCCTGCACCATCGTGGACGGGCAGCGACCTGATGG GCTTTCAGTCGTGCAGCTGAAAAATGAGGTTCAGCTGAAGAAGTACGAGGTCCCTCAGTACATGAACCAGCTCATCAACGTGCTGAAGCAGTCTGGCGTCTTCTCAGATAAAAG GGCGCTGCTGGAGAGCCCGTTAAGCTGGGAGAGGTACTCGGAGaagttccagctgctgctgtttctggagGAGCTTCAGATGGTGGTCGACATAAAGAGATACAACATCCCCAACGACGAGAAGGAAGACCCCGCTGTCATGTACAGAGACACCGTCAACAAGAAACTCCTCGTTCTGGAG GTACCCGGGGTGTCTGAGAACCGGCCGTCCGTGCTGCGAGGAGACGAGCTGCTGGTGTACAGCAGCtcgtctcctcctgcaggacagaaGCAGGTGAAGTACCGCGGCTACGTCCACAGCGTGCAGCTGGACCAGGTCAAGCTGGGCTTCGGCTCAGA GCTGCTGGATAACTTCATCGATGGGATGAAGTTCAACGTGGAGTTCACGGTGAACCGCCTGACCATGCGTCTCCAGCACAGAGCCGCAGAGTTCGCCTCCATCCACCAGctgaaaagtgttttatttcctgCTGAGCCGTCCGCATCCAGTCAGCAGACTGCACTTCCTCAACTCAG GCTGTTTGACTGGCAGCTGGAGCGGAACCCGGAGCAGTACCAGGCCGTCCAGCACATCGTGGCTGGCTCGTCCAAACCTGCTCCTTACCTGGTCTTCGGTCCGCCAGGAACAG gCAAAACTGTGACTGTGGTGGAGGCCATCAAGCAGATTGAGAAGACCCAGACCTCCTGCGTCATTTTGGCCTGCGCTCCCTCCAACAGCGCTGCAGACCTGCTCTGCAGGAAGATTCTGGACCATGTGGATGAACGCAAAGTTTTCCGTATGTATGCCACCAGCCGGGACCCCAAATTCGTCCCCGTCGAACTGAAG GCGTGCTCTAACCTTGTCGGGGACTCTTACCTTTTCCCTGCCAAAGAGAAGCTGATGGAGTACAAGATCATTGTCACCACGCTGATGACAGCTGGAAG GTTGGTGACAGGAGGAATTCCTGAAGGACACTTCACCCATGTGTTTGTGGATGAAGCTGGACACGCTGTGGAGACCGAGTGCTTGATCCCGCTGGCAG GGTTGCTGGATCCTCAGTCTGGGCAGGTTGTTCTGGCTGGAGACCCCAAGCAGCTCGGACCCATCATCAGATCTCCCTTCGCACAGAAATACGGCCtgg GAGTGTCCCTCCTGCAGCGTTTGATGGACAATTTCTCTGTGTACAAGAAGGACGACGGTCTCAACAACGCCTTTGTCACCAAACTGCTGCAGAACTACAG aTCCCATCCAGCCATTCTGAAGGTTCCTAACGAGCGTTTCTACGACAACGAGCTGCAGGTCTGCGCCGACGAGATTTTGAGAAACTCCTACTGCCGATGGGACCACCTCCGGAAGAAG GACTTCCCAGTGATCTTCCACGGGGTGGCGGGAGTGGATGCGCGTGAGGCCAGCAGCCCGTCCTTCTTCAACGTCGCAGAAGTGGAAATCCTGACCGACTATGTGaaaaagctgctgcagtcacaTGGGAAGAAAGGCCTGGCGACCATCGGACCGCGAGACATCGGCATCATCGCCCCCTACAGgaagcag GTGCTGAAAATCCGTAAAGCCCTGGACAAAATCCAGAAGGAGTTCAAATTTACCAACATGGATCTCCTGAAG gttGGTTCAGTGGAGGAATTTCAAGGCCAGGAGAGGAGAGTGATCATTGTGTCTACGGTGCGGAGCAGCACTGATTACCTCAACATAGACAAACACTTCCACCTGGGCTTCGTCAAGAATGAGAAG AGATTCAATGTGGCAGTGACTCGAGCCAAAGCCCTGTTGATCGTGGTGGGAAACCCCAGAGTGTTGAACACAGACGAAACCTGGGCTCA CTTCATCAGTTATTGCAGCGACGAAGGAGGCTACATCCCCATTCAAACGGAGGAAGACGAGGACGTGGTCGTGAGGCTCGCTGCTCTCTGCCTCAAGGTGGAGCCTCAAG TGGAGACGGCAGAGAGCGACGTTCAGCGGCTCCTGGACCCCGAGTGGAGGAACGACCTCTGA
- the LOC115408598 gene encoding putative helicase mov-10-B.2 isoform X2, whose translation MNLSERCQIGLEFFEYLKETDRVSITHRLQLRDIYNNEFRTRNPGTKDPNFGSVLYGLKVFYKITRRGDTIRFNPKVKDLYVDQWQTNRTPPKQLVQNGAAVSGLLQQVTSAEEAETGVRARRKLAKLLINRLTSAETRKQFMADKNGVAITSDDPFEDGKLGVCVENKYEHVINLLVENSGTKSVYFMYYTPLHWLKYFSLSDEHRVTRLNPLLLQPGDCYEIKVNFSCSFVGFYPANLAFEFKADLQESSAPFYIMRVIEVQCMTSLGQELAPIAPYKARSIPAWIEEAPCTIVDGQRPDGLSVVQLKNEVQLKKYEVPQYMNQLINVLKQSGVFSDKRALLESPLSWERYSEKFQLLLFLEELQMVVDIKRYNIPNDEKEDPAVMYRDTVNKKLLVLEVPGVSENRPSPPAGQKQVKYRGYVHSVQLDQVKLGFGSELLDNFIDGMKFNVEFTVNRLTMRLQHRAAEFASIHQLKSVLFPAEPSASSQQTALPQLRLFDWQLERNPEQYQAVQHIVAGSSKPAPYLVFGPPGTGKTVTVVEAIKQIEKTQTSCVILACAPSNSAADLLCRKILDHVDERKVFRMYATSRDPKFVPVELKACSNLVGDSYLFPAKEKLMEYKIIVTTLMTAGRLVTGGIPEGHFTHVFVDEAGHAVETECLIPLAGLLDPQSGQVVLAGDPKQLGPIIRSPFAQKYGLGVSLLQRLMDNFSVYKKDDGLNNAFVTKLLQNYRSHPAILKVPNERFYDNELQVCADEILRNSYCRWDHLRKKDFPVIFHGVAGVDAREASSPSFFNVAEVEILTDYVKKLLQSHGKKGLATIGPRDIGIIAPYRKQVLKIRKALDKIQKEFKFTNMDLLKVGSVEEFQGQERRVIIVSTVRSSTDYLNIDKHFHLGFVKNEKRFNVAVTRAKALLIVVGNPRVLNTDETWAHFISYCSDEGGYIPIQTEEDEDVVVRLAALCLKVEPQVETAESDVQRLLDPEWRNDL comes from the exons ATGAATTTATCGGAGCGCTGCCAGATTGGACTGGAGTTTTTCGAGTATCTGAAGGAGACTGACCGGGTTTCCATCACACACAGACTCCAACTCAGAGACATTTACAACAATGAATTCAGGACCAG gAATCCGGGGACTAAAGATCCAAACTTTGGTTCAGTTCTTTATGGTCTGAAAGTGTTCTACAAGATAACAAGGCGAGGAGACACAATACGCTTCAACCCCAAG GTCAAAGATCTGTACGTGGATCAgtggcagacaaacagaacccCTCCCAAACAGCTTGTTCAAAATGGAGCCGCCGTTTCTGGGCTGCTTCAACAAGTCACCTCTGCAGAAGAGGCAGAGACGGGAGTCAGAGCGCGAAGGAAGCTGGCCAAACTGCTGATCAACAGACTGACCTCAGCCGA GACTCGGAAACAGTTCATGGCTGACAAAAACGGCGTCGCCATCACTTCCGATGATCCGTTTGAAGACGGGAAGCTTGGCGTGTGTGTGGAAAACAAATACGAG catGTCATAAATCTTCTCGTGGAAAACTCTGGGACTAAATCTGTGTACTTCATGTACTACACTCCGCTGCACTGGCTCAAATATTTCTCTCTGTCTGATGAGCACAGAGTCACCCGGCTGAACCCCCTCTTGCTGCAACCAG GGGACTGCTATGAAATCAAAGtgaacttcagctgcagcttcgTGGGCTTCTATCCGGCCAACCTGGCCTTCGAGTTCAAAGCAGATCTCCAGGAATCCTCCGCTCCTTTCTACATTATGCGCGTCATCGAAGTGCAGTGCATGACTTCTTTAGGACAGGAGCTGGCTCCCATCGCCCCCTACAAAGCTCGCTCCATCCCCGCCTGGATCGAAGAAGCTCCCTGCACCATCGTGGACGGGCAGCGACCTGATGG GCTTTCAGTCGTGCAGCTGAAAAATGAGGTTCAGCTGAAGAAGTACGAGGTCCCTCAGTACATGAACCAGCTCATCAACGTGCTGAAGCAGTCTGGCGTCTTCTCAGATAAAAG GGCGCTGCTGGAGAGCCCGTTAAGCTGGGAGAGGTACTCGGAGaagttccagctgctgctgtttctggagGAGCTTCAGATGGTGGTCGACATAAAGAGATACAACATCCCCAACGACGAGAAGGAAGACCCCGCTGTCATGTACAGAGACACCGTCAACAAGAAACTCCTCGTTCTGGAG GTACCCGGGGTGTCTGAGAACCGGC cgtctcctcctgcaggacagaaGCAGGTGAAGTACCGCGGCTACGTCCACAGCGTGCAGCTGGACCAGGTCAAGCTGGGCTTCGGCTCAGA GCTGCTGGATAACTTCATCGATGGGATGAAGTTCAACGTGGAGTTCACGGTGAACCGCCTGACCATGCGTCTCCAGCACAGAGCCGCAGAGTTCGCCTCCATCCACCAGctgaaaagtgttttatttcctgCTGAGCCGTCCGCATCCAGTCAGCAGACTGCACTTCCTCAACTCAG GCTGTTTGACTGGCAGCTGGAGCGGAACCCGGAGCAGTACCAGGCCGTCCAGCACATCGTGGCTGGCTCGTCCAAACCTGCTCCTTACCTGGTCTTCGGTCCGCCAGGAACAG gCAAAACTGTGACTGTGGTGGAGGCCATCAAGCAGATTGAGAAGACCCAGACCTCCTGCGTCATTTTGGCCTGCGCTCCCTCCAACAGCGCTGCAGACCTGCTCTGCAGGAAGATTCTGGACCATGTGGATGAACGCAAAGTTTTCCGTATGTATGCCACCAGCCGGGACCCCAAATTCGTCCCCGTCGAACTGAAG GCGTGCTCTAACCTTGTCGGGGACTCTTACCTTTTCCCTGCCAAAGAGAAGCTGATGGAGTACAAGATCATTGTCACCACGCTGATGACAGCTGGAAG GTTGGTGACAGGAGGAATTCCTGAAGGACACTTCACCCATGTGTTTGTGGATGAAGCTGGACACGCTGTGGAGACCGAGTGCTTGATCCCGCTGGCAG GGTTGCTGGATCCTCAGTCTGGGCAGGTTGTTCTGGCTGGAGACCCCAAGCAGCTCGGACCCATCATCAGATCTCCCTTCGCACAGAAATACGGCCtgg GAGTGTCCCTCCTGCAGCGTTTGATGGACAATTTCTCTGTGTACAAGAAGGACGACGGTCTCAACAACGCCTTTGTCACCAAACTGCTGCAGAACTACAG aTCCCATCCAGCCATTCTGAAGGTTCCTAACGAGCGTTTCTACGACAACGAGCTGCAGGTCTGCGCCGACGAGATTTTGAGAAACTCCTACTGCCGATGGGACCACCTCCGGAAGAAG GACTTCCCAGTGATCTTCCACGGGGTGGCGGGAGTGGATGCGCGTGAGGCCAGCAGCCCGTCCTTCTTCAACGTCGCAGAAGTGGAAATCCTGACCGACTATGTGaaaaagctgctgcagtcacaTGGGAAGAAAGGCCTGGCGACCATCGGACCGCGAGACATCGGCATCATCGCCCCCTACAGgaagcag GTGCTGAAAATCCGTAAAGCCCTGGACAAAATCCAGAAGGAGTTCAAATTTACCAACATGGATCTCCTGAAG gttGGTTCAGTGGAGGAATTTCAAGGCCAGGAGAGGAGAGTGATCATTGTGTCTACGGTGCGGAGCAGCACTGATTACCTCAACATAGACAAACACTTCCACCTGGGCTTCGTCAAGAATGAGAAG AGATTCAATGTGGCAGTGACTCGAGCCAAAGCCCTGTTGATCGTGGTGGGAAACCCCAGAGTGTTGAACACAGACGAAACCTGGGCTCA CTTCATCAGTTATTGCAGCGACGAAGGAGGCTACATCCCCATTCAAACGGAGGAAGACGAGGACGTGGTCGTGAGGCTCGCTGCTCTCTGCCTCAAGGTGGAGCCTCAAG TGGAGACGGCAGAGAGCGACGTTCAGCGGCTCCTGGACCCCGAGTGGAGGAACGACCTCTGA
- the LOC115408633 gene encoding rho-related GTP-binding protein RhoA-D isoform X2 has protein sequence MAAIRKKLVIVGDGACGKTCLLIVFSKDQFPEVYVPTVFENYIADIEVDGKQVELALWDTAGQEDYDRLRPLSYPDTDVILMCFSIDSPDSLENIPEKWTPEVKHFCPNVPIILVGNKKDLRNDEHTRKELFKMKQEPVKSEEGRDMANRISAFGYLECSAKTKDGVREVFEMATRAALQVRKRKKRGGCQLL, from the exons ATGGCTGCTATCAGGAAGAAGCTGGTGATAGTTGGAGATGGAGCTTGTGGGAAGACCTGTCTGCTCATCGTCTTCAGTAAGGACCAGTTCCCAGAGGTCTACGTCCCCACTGTGTTCGAGAACTACATCGCTGACATTGAAGTGGACGGCAAACAG GTGGAGTTAGCGTTGTGGGATACAGCCGGACAGGAAGACTACGACAGGCTGAGGCCGCTCTCCTACCCCGACACAGATGTGATCCTGATGTGCTTCTCCATAGACAGCCCCGACAGTTTAG AAAACATTCCTGAGAAATGGACACCTGAAGTGAAGCACTTCTGTCCCAACGTCCCCATCATCCTCGTGGGCAACAAGAAGGACCTGAGGAACGACGAACACACACGCAAGGAGCTCTTCAAGATGAAACAG GAGCCTGTCAAGTCCGAGGAGGGCAGAGACATGGCCAACCGCATCAGTGCCTTTGGCTACCTGGAGTGCTCGGCCAAGACCAAGGACGGCGTGAGGGAAGTGTTCGAGATGGCCACCAGGGCGGCGCTGCAGGTCCGCAAGCGCAAGAAGAGAGGCGGCTGCCAGCTGCTGTGA